Proteins from a single region of Candidatus Goldiibacteriota bacterium:
- a CDS encoding class I SAM-dependent methyltransferase, with the protein MTLMRRFRLLFSPFHRRINYYKNYSVVMKRDLNTMSIYSALKKEAGESKDILDFGCGIGYITSFLGAAGVDVNKGALAFAKKHYPKIKFMNKTIKGLVKDNKRYSVITCVNLIEHLEDEARREWFEAVPKILKKNGKLLIIYDDMYHPMQLLSGVIHPGMLLTDPSHVRCWTQKQFRKMLEESFAVEKEIKGNILALFLPWTNRFATARLYVCKVK; encoded by the coding sequence ATGACACTTATGCGCCGTTTCAGGCTGTTGTTTTCCCCTTTTCATAGGAGGATAAACTATTATAAAAATTACTCTGTTGTCATGAAACGCGATTTGAATACCATGTCCATATACAGCGCCCTGAAAAAAGAAGCGGGAGAATCAAAGGATATACTGGATTTCGGCTGCGGTATCGGGTATATAACGTCATTTCTTGGGGCAGCCGGTGTTGATGTAAATAAAGGCGCCCTTGCATTTGCAAAAAAACATTATCCCAAAATAAAGTTCATGAATAAAACAATAAAAGGGCTTGTAAAAGACAATAAAAGATATTCTGTCATAACGTGCGTGAATCTGATAGAACATCTGGAAGATGAAGCAAGGCGGGAGTGGTTTGAAGCGGTACCGAAAATTCTTAAAAAAAACGGAAAGCTGCTTATTATATACGATGACATGTACCATCCAATGCAGCTGTTATCAGGCGTTATACATCCGGGCATGCTTTTAACGGACCCGTCACATGTAAGGTGTTGGACACAGAAGCAATTCAGAAAAATGCTTGAAGAAAGTTTTGCGGTAGAAAAGGAAATAAAGGGAAACATACTTGCGCTGTTTCTTCCCTGGACCAACAGGTTTGCCACCGCAAGGTTATATGTGTGTAAAGTAAAATAG
- a CDS encoding long-chain fatty acid--CoA ligase, with the protein MNLIDLLEKAAEKNGKKTFLIEDKKKPVSFGDTRKRVIELASGLSKLGVKKGERVALLLNNSPEFIYSYFAAQYLGAEIIPLNTFLRLEEIIYILNDSNAVALITSPDFYPVLKDFSISRANRLKHIISTNDLKEIKCLNFQQVLSDTPFTPAVPNDTDTAAIIYTSGTTGHPKGAMLTHSNLVSNVEQSIKAINIKPSDRFIIFLPMFHAFSFTVCVLIPLYVNCKLTIIKSIQPFSNIIKAIMKDRISIFVAIPPVYNVLAGKKIPRWLLWLNPIRLCISGAAPLAGEVLKNFEKKFRVPLMEGYGLSEASPVVSVNPFDNTRKAGSVGKPIPGVEVRIVDENGKDAEQGSAGEIVIKGPNIMKGYYNRETETAEVLKDGWLFTGDIGRIDTDGYLFIMDRKKDLILVNGMNLYPREVEEVLYRHPAVADAAVVPKKDSVHGEIPIGVILLKEGASATDAELRKFCKPHLANFKVPHRFEFWAEIPRNATGKILKREIKRIINEQQQG; encoded by the coding sequence GTGAACCTTATAGACCTGCTTGAAAAAGCTGCGGAAAAAAACGGAAAAAAAACATTCTTAATAGAAGATAAGAAAAAACCCGTAAGTTTCGGGGATACCAGAAAAAGAGTCATTGAACTTGCATCCGGCCTGTCAAAACTTGGCGTTAAAAAAGGCGAAAGGGTCGCGCTGCTGCTTAACAACAGCCCTGAATTTATTTATTCCTACTTTGCCGCCCAGTACCTTGGCGCGGAGATAATACCGCTTAACACTTTTTTAAGGCTTGAGGAAATAATATACATCCTGAATGATTCAAACGCGGTGGCGCTTATAACATCCCCTGATTTTTACCCTGTGCTTAAGGATTTCAGCATATCAAGGGCAAACAGGTTAAAACATATTATTTCCACCAACGATTTGAAAGAGATAAAATGTTTAAATTTTCAGCAAGTGCTGTCAGATACACCTTTTACGCCTGCTGTGCCAAATGATACGGACACCGCGGCCATTATTTACACGTCCGGAACAACGGGGCATCCCAAAGGCGCCATGCTTACCCACAGCAACCTTGTGTCCAACGTGGAACAGTCAATAAAGGCGATAAATATCAAACCAAGCGACAGGTTTATCATATTCCTTCCCATGTTTCATGCTTTTTCATTTACCGTATGCGTGCTTATCCCGCTGTATGTAAACTGTAAACTTACAATAATAAAATCAATACAGCCGTTCAGCAATATAATTAAAGCCATCATGAAGGACAGGATATCCATATTTGTGGCCATACCGCCTGTTTATAATGTGCTGGCAGGAAAAAAAATACCAAGATGGCTTCTGTGGCTTAATCCTATAAGGCTGTGTATTTCCGGAGCTGCCCCGCTTGCGGGTGAAGTATTAAAAAACTTTGAAAAAAAGTTCAGGGTGCCCCTTATGGAAGGGTATGGTTTGTCTGAAGCGTCACCGGTGGTATCGGTAAACCCTTTTGATAATACAAGAAAAGCCGGTTCCGTGGGAAAACCCATACCGGGTGTTGAAGTGCGTATAGTTGATGAAAACGGCAAAGATGCAGAGCAGGGTTCCGCCGGAGAAATAGTGATAAAGGGCCCCAATATAATGAAAGGGTATTACAACAGGGAAACGGAAACAGCGGAAGTCTTAAAAGACGGCTGGCTGTTTACCGGAGATATAGGAAGGATTGATACGGACGGGTATCTCTTTATAATGGACAGAAAAAAAGACCTTATACTTGTCAACGGCATGAACCTTTACCCGCGGGAAGTGGAAGAAGTGCTTTATCGCCATCCTGCGGTGGCCGATGCCGCCGTGGTGCCTAAAAAAGACAGCGTGCACGGCGAAATACCCATAGGTGTTATTCTGCTGAAAGAAGGCGCGTCGGCAACTGACGCGGAACTTAGAAAATTCTGCAAACCTCACCTTGCCAATTTCAAGGTGCCTCACAGATTTGAATTCTGGGCTGAAATTCCAAGAAATGCCACGGGTAAAATATTAAAGAGAGAAATTAAAAGGATAATTAATGAACAACAGCAGGGTTAA
- a CDS encoding helix-turn-helix domain-containing protein codes for MGGKYNLKKTAKHIAKKLNADGIPVSNITVFGSQAKGTADSKSDIDMVIVSDAFKGKNLIERGRMITEAERDAIRVFDAPFDILTMTNKEYRSGSSVMAVTALQEGRVVYGGESNLTAVSEQLAALRVKKNISQRELSRRTKIPQQEISNIEKGRRNITIETLEKMSGGLGAKLDIRIK; via the coding sequence ATGGGCGGAAAGTATAATCTGAAAAAGACAGCAAAACACATAGCGAAAAAACTTAATGCAGACGGGATTCCCGTGTCCAATATTACTGTTTTCGGCTCGCAGGCAAAGGGAACTGCTGACAGTAAAAGTGATATAGATATGGTGATAGTTTCTGACGCGTTTAAGGGGAAAAACCTGATAGAACGCGGAAGGATGATAACAGAGGCGGAAAGGGATGCAATAAGGGTCTTTGACGCGCCTTTTGATATTCTTACAATGACAAACAAGGAATACAGAAGCGGCAGTTCGGTTATGGCAGTTACAGCCCTGCAGGAAGGCAGGGTGGTTTACGGCGGTGAATCAAACCTTACTGCGGTGTCAGAACAACTGGCGGCTTTAAGGGTAAAAAAAAATATTTCCCAGCGGGAATTATCAAGGCGCACTAAAATACCGCAGCAGGAAATATCCAATATTGAAAAGGGAAGGCGCAATATCACGATTGAAACACTTGAAAAAATGAGCGGCGGATTAGGCGCAAAATTAGATATAAGAATAAAATGA
- a CDS encoding NAD+ synthase, which translates to MNNSRVKICICQLNTTVGDIRENTSAILLKAQEAADNGAEIIVFPELTVTGYPPEDLLLKRKFIDDNIKALKNAAKKIKGIIAVIGFVEREGGVNYNSAAVVSNGRISGIYRKSLLPNYGVFDEKRYFGHGNKNYIFKVRGISFAVSVCEDIWYKNPVLEKTKGRADWIINISASPYHMGKGMERVRVFSAAAKHYKAGIIYSNLCGGQDELVFDGHSLVIDKKGKLIMQAAQFNEDMAYFYSEKNSAVKDKNTAANKRLSREEEIYSALVTGTKDYIRKNGFKKVIVALSGGIDSAIVSVIAAKAAGKENVTLIFLPTKYSSKESLTDAKAMAENLGIKLQVLAIQDIADLYNKKLQGLFAGMRQDITEENLQARIRGNIVMAMSNKFNALVLTTGNKSEMSTGYATLYGDMAGGFAVIKDVPKTIVYDLCRHINKKNGGEVIPVNIIKKAPTAELKFNQKDQDTLPPYPLLDSIIKDYVENDMTFCELKNKYDNEILRKVLRMIDLAEYKRRQAPPGVKITPKSFGKDRRMPITNKYRE; encoded by the coding sequence ATGAACAACAGCAGGGTTAAAATATGCATATGCCAGCTTAATACAACTGTCGGCGACATCAGGGAAAATACATCCGCCATTCTGTTAAAAGCGCAGGAAGCCGCTGATAACGGCGCGGAAATAATCGTATTTCCTGAACTGACAGTTACCGGATATCCTCCGGAAGACCTTCTGTTAAAGAGAAAGTTTATTGATGATAATATTAAAGCCTTGAAAAACGCGGCAAAAAAAATAAAAGGTATTATCGCCGTAATAGGGTTTGTGGAGCGCGAAGGCGGGGTAAATTACAATTCCGCGGCCGTGGTTTCAAACGGCAGAATATCCGGAATTTACAGAAAAAGCCTGCTTCCCAATTACGGTGTTTTTGACGAGAAACGGTACTTTGGGCACGGGAATAAAAATTATATTTTTAAGGTACGCGGCATATCCTTTGCGGTAAGTGTGTGCGAGGATATCTGGTATAAAAATCCGGTTCTGGAAAAAACCAAAGGCAGAGCGGACTGGATAATAAATATAAGCGCGTCGCCTTATCATATGGGCAAGGGTATGGAAAGGGTGCGTGTTTTTTCCGCGGCCGCGAAACATTATAAAGCGGGGATAATATATTCCAATCTGTGCGGCGGCCAGGATGAACTTGTCTTTGACGGCCACAGCCTTGTGATAGATAAAAAAGGAAAATTAATAATGCAGGCCGCGCAGTTTAACGAAGATATGGCATATTTTTACAGTGAAAAAAATTCCGCGGTGAAAGATAAAAACACCGCCGCAAACAAACGGCTTTCCAGGGAAGAGGAAATTTATAGCGCGCTTGTGACAGGCACAAAAGATTATATAAGAAAGAACGGTTTTAAAAAAGTAATAGTGGCTTTAAGCGGGGGTATTGATTCGGCTATTGTGTCTGTTATAGCCGCCAAAGCCGCCGGGAAAGAAAATGTAACGCTTATATTTCTGCCCACAAAATATTCTTCCAAAGAATCTTTAACTGACGCAAAGGCAATGGCCGAAAATCTTGGAATAAAGCTTCAGGTTCTGGCAATTCAGGATATAGCGGACCTTTATAATAAGAAACTGCAGGGGCTGTTTGCCGGAATGCGGCAGGATATAACAGAAGAAAACCTTCAGGCCAGGATAAGGGGAAATATAGTAATGGCAATGTCCAACAAATTTAACGCGCTTGTCCTGACCACCGGCAACAAAAGTGAAATGAGCACCGGCTATGCCACACTTTATGGTGATATGGCAGGCGGCTTTGCGGTTATAAAAGACGTGCCCAAGACAATAGTATACGATTTATGCCGCCACATAAATAAAAAAAACGGCGGGGAAGTTATTCCCGTAAACATAATCAAAAAGGCGCCCACGGCAGAACTTAAATTTAACCAGAAAGACCAGGATACCCTGCCGCCTTATCCCCTGCTGGACAGTATTATTAAAGATTACGTTGAAAACGACATGACGTTCTGCGAGCTTAAAAACAAGTATGACAATGAAATATTAAGAAAAGTTCTAAGAATGATTGACCTGGCGGAATATAAAAGAAGGCAGGCGCCGCCCGGAGTCAAAATAACGCCCAAATCTTTCGGCAAAGACAGAAGGATGCCTATTACAAATAAATACAGGGAATAA
- a CDS encoding carboxypeptidase regulatory-like domain-containing protein has translation MKKIIMAVMLIAFASAAFAAPYLYISNSQFKKISVFDTAVNKVIGEIKAPYSVKDLKLSPDNKYLYFLSSENNSLYRIVTKNHRIDDDFVNVGYMPLTFEITNEGKFAYVANSKSRNVSVVDLQKMEAVSDPIQVPGSPRVVAITDDDQKVYVALGGNAGVAVIDTASNKLKKIIETGADPWGMELKYPNLYVSNEGLASISVIDVRNDKVVNEVITSDTPRGIAYHNGMIYVSVMNGIDVFETKRFEKPASMGVDYVVYDAVYGKTTSGNKIYVAGYDKGSATGKIVVIDPEVNEVVSETDIDGWPYYLEIRKIRPTATHTPTSTNTSTPKATVTHTFTHTPTFTHTFTPTNTYTKVPTKRPTRKPTPKPTAAPSLLSEDLRGKVTMGGQPVANVKVKAISKHNNKIVEVKTDSSGYFKFNKLTLGAYIISVEATYIKEKAVAYTVNRGVENYIVIKVSKRK, from the coding sequence ATGAAAAAAATCATTATGGCAGTTATGCTGATTGCGTTTGCGTCAGCGGCGTTTGCGGCGCCTTATCTGTACATTTCCAACAGCCAGTTCAAGAAAATATCGGTTTTTGACACGGCGGTGAATAAAGTGATTGGGGAAATAAAAGCGCCTTATTCTGTAAAAGACCTGAAACTTTCACCTGACAATAAATATCTGTACTTTTTAAGTTCGGAAAATAATTCACTGTACAGGATTGTCACAAAAAATCACAGGATAGACGATGATTTTGTAAACGTGGGGTACATGCCGCTTACTTTTGAAATAACGAATGAGGGGAAATTTGCTTACGTGGCAAACAGCAAATCAAGGAATGTTTCCGTCGTTGACCTTCAGAAAATGGAAGCTGTATCTGACCCGATACAGGTGCCGGGATCTCCCAGAGTTGTTGCAATAACAGATGATGATCAGAAAGTTTATGTTGCTCTTGGCGGAAACGCGGGTGTGGCGGTTATAGATACAGCTTCAAACAAGCTTAAAAAAATTATTGAAACCGGGGCTGACCCATGGGGCATGGAATTAAAATATCCGAATCTTTATGTTTCAAACGAGGGGCTTGCAAGCATTTCCGTGATTGACGTAAGAAATGATAAAGTTGTAAATGAAGTTATAACATCCGACACCCCCAGGGGTATTGCATACCACAACGGGATGATATATGTATCGGTAATGAACGGTATTGATGTGTTTGAAACCAAAAGGTTTGAAAAACCCGCTTCCATGGGCGTTGATTATGTTGTCTATGACGCGGTTTACGGTAAAACAACTTCGGGAAATAAAATATATGTAGCGGGATATGATAAAGGAAGCGCTACAGGAAAAATAGTTGTAATAGATCCGGAAGTAAACGAAGTGGTAAGCGAAACAGATATTGACGGCTGGCCGTACTATCTGGAAATAAGAAAAATAAGGCCTACGGCAACCCATACGCCCACATCAACAAACACAAGCACTCCCAAAGCCACAGTTACCCACACTTTCACGCACACCCCAACTTTTACGCATACCTTCACGCCTACAAACACTTATACAAAAGTGCCCACAAAGAGGCCCACAAGAAAGCCCACGCCCAAACCTACAGCCGCTCCTTCGCTTTTAAGCGAGGATTTAAGGGGCAAAGTGACAATGGGGGGGCAGCCTGTTGCCAATGTAAAGGTAAAGGCCATAAGCAAACATAACAATAAAATAGTTGAAGTTAAAACAGACAGCTCGGGGTACTTTAAATTCAACAAACTTACATTAGGCGCTTACATAATAAGCGTGGAAGCAACTTATATAAAGGAAAAAGCCGTGGCATATACCGTAAACCGGGGCGTTGAAAATTATATTGTGATAAAAGTGAGCAAAAGAAAGTAA
- a CDS encoding deoxyguanosinetriphosphate triphosphohydrolase, whose product MSAGKFGLLTRQELEAQEEKFLAPYAMKSRDTRGRRYKETEDPFRSVYQRDRDRIIHSTAYRRLEYKTQVFVNLEGDYYRTRMTHTAEVVQIARSLAKALRLNEELTESIALAHDIGHTPFGHSGEEVLNRLMEDEGGFEHNIQSLRVLDKLELKYPDFVGLNLSWETREGIIKHSSDYDNPHTKEYEPKLAPTLEAQAVNFADEIAYNSHDFDDGITSAILSVESLKTLKIWGEMEKKIDMKKFEELPLEMKKYNITRALINVQITALLKNTIENLEKNSIDSVHKARKHKENLVTFDPVMKDMHKDLKDFLYRNFYKHYKIIRMEYKAEKIIKDLFEIYEKKGAVKDKRKKDVINSILPPDVRKRLGEDSLKRVICDYIAGMTDRSILEEYKKLYDPYEKV is encoded by the coding sequence ATGAGCGCGGGTAAGTTCGGGCTTTTGACAAGGCAGGAACTTGAAGCGCAGGAAGAAAAATTTCTTGCCCCCTACGCGATGAAAAGCAGGGATACCAGGGGAAGGCGTTATAAAGAAACAGAAGACCCTTTTCGTTCCGTTTATCAGCGCGACCGCGACCGCATAATACATTCCACCGCGTACAGAAGGCTTGAATATAAAACACAGGTTTTTGTAAACCTTGAAGGCGATTATTACCGCACAAGGATGACCCATACCGCGGAAGTGGTGCAGATAGCGCGGTCCCTTGCAAAAGCGCTGCGCCTTAACGAGGAACTTACCGAATCCATAGCGCTGGCGCATGACATAGGGCATACGCCTTTCGGACATTCCGGTGAAGAAGTATTAAACAGGTTAATGGAAGATGAAGGCGGGTTTGAACACAACATTCAAAGCTTAAGGGTGCTGGACAAACTGGAACTTAAATACCCGGATTTTGTGGGTCTTAACCTTTCGTGGGAAACGCGCGAAGGCATAATAAAACACAGCTCTGATTACGACAATCCCCATACAAAGGAATACGAGCCAAAACTGGCGCCCACATTGGAAGCGCAGGCGGTTAATTTTGCCGATGAGATTGCCTATAACTCCCATGACTTTGATGACGGCATCACTTCCGCCATCCTAAGCGTTGAATCCTTAAAGACTTTAAAGATATGGGGAGAGATGGAAAAAAAGATAGATATGAAAAAATTTGAAGAACTTCCCCTTGAAATGAAAAAATATAACATTACAAGGGCTCTTATAAATGTGCAGATTACAGCCCTTTTAAAAAACACCATAGAGAACCTGGAAAAAAATTCAATTGATTCTGTGCATAAGGCAAGAAAACACAAAGAAAACCTTGTGACCTTTGACCCGGTGATGAAAGACATGCATAAAGACCTTAAGGATTTCCTTTACAGAAATTTTTACAAACATTACAAAATAATCCGAATGGAATACAAGGCGGAAAAGATTATAAAAGACCTTTTTGAGATTTATGAAAAAAAGGGCGCGGTAAAAGACAAACGCAAGAAAGACGTGATAAACTCGATATTACCGCCTGATGTAAGAAAAAGGCTGGGGGAAGATTCTTTAAAAAGGGTTATCTGCGATTATATAGCGGGTATGACAGACAGGTCCATACTTGAAGAATACAAAAAACTTTATGACCCTTATGAAAAGGTTTAA
- a CDS encoding UvrD-helicase domain-containing protein, with protein MELRELLNEEQVQAVMHKEGPLLILAGAGSGKTRVITYRLAWLLSEHNVSPENILCVTFTNKAAQEMKSRARKVAGKKVDKVWMSTFHSFGVRVLRLHADLLGYDKNFTIYDQEDRERLLKECMHDAKVSDKEMKVYDCMRYIQDAKNSLITPAEYMNDYGTEYEKGMVARIYEIYEKRLKRNNSMDFDDLIWKPLDLFNNNPDVLEKYREQFKYIMIDEYQDINHAQYMLISMMASKYKNICVVGDDDQSIYRFRGADITNILNFEEDYPDAKVIRLERNYRSTQTILKAAHKVIQNNADRKEKEMWTDNDKGEKIIFYYVDDEVMEGEAILNEIDKLMRLHGADLKDIAIFYRTNAQSRSIEDRLRRAGLPYKLVGGFSFYGRMEIKDMLSYMRIIANPRDVISFKRIVNVPPRGISDTTVEKVEQFAFQNDITLLEALGRTQEAENIKPMVKQSCSQLHALLTGLAINRNNMKLRDLMAEILTGTGYISFWENDQNPKAKERIENVKELVSAVAEFEEEKTDATLEDFLSQVALISEVDKLDENADAVTLMTIHSAKGLEFDNVFIAGMDEKIFPHKNCIEEEGGIEEERRLAYVGITRARKRLYLLSAISRRQFGARTLGAISRFINEIPEEYLHHKGRPPAKQLDEKLSGAVHDMGIDAQPNYEGVDAEPAAMQLEPGDKVSHIKMGEGIITKIEPYGDDYRITVMFKKNGRKELSAKYAGLAKI; from the coding sequence TTGGAACTTCGTGAACTTTTAAATGAAGAACAGGTGCAGGCCGTTATGCACAAAGAAGGGCCGCTTTTAATACTTGCAGGCGCCGGCAGCGGCAAAACGCGCGTTATTACATACAGGCTTGCCTGGCTTTTATCGGAACATAATGTGTCCCCTGAAAATATCCTGTGCGTCACGTTTACCAATAAAGCCGCGCAGGAAATGAAATCAAGGGCCAGAAAAGTCGCGGGCAAGAAAGTGGATAAGGTATGGATGAGCACGTTTCATTCTTTTGGGGTGCGCGTTTTAAGGCTTCACGCGGATCTTTTAGGATATGACAAAAACTTTACCATATATGACCAGGAAGACAGGGAGCGCCTTTTAAAAGAGTGCATGCATGATGCCAAGGTGTCGGATAAAGAAATGAAAGTATATGACTGTATGCGCTATATTCAGGACGCCAAAAATTCCCTTATTACCCCCGCGGAATACATGAATGATTACGGTACGGAATATGAAAAAGGAATGGTTGCAAGGATATATGAAATTTATGAAAAGAGGCTCAAACGCAATAATTCAATGGACTTTGACGACCTTATCTGGAAGCCGCTGGATCTTTTCAATAATAACCCGGATGTCCTGGAAAAATACAGGGAGCAGTTCAAGTACATAATGATAGACGAGTATCAGGACATTAATCACGCGCAGTACATGCTTATTTCAATGATGGCGTCCAAATATAAAAATATATGCGTGGTGGGCGATGATGACCAGTCCATTTACCGCTTTCGCGGCGCGGATATTACAAACATCCTCAATTTTGAAGAAGATTATCCGGACGCAAAGGTAATAAGGCTGGAACGTAATTACCGCTCCACACAGACTATTCTGAAAGCCGCGCATAAGGTGATTCAGAATAACGCCGACAGAAAAGAAAAAGAGATGTGGACTGATAACGACAAGGGCGAAAAGATAATTTTCTATTACGTTGATGATGAAGTAATGGAAGGCGAAGCCATTTTAAATGAAATAGACAAACTGATGCGTCTGCACGGGGCGGATTTAAAGGACATAGCAATATTTTACCGCACCAACGCGCAGTCGCGCTCCATTGAAGACAGGTTAAGGCGCGCGGGGCTTCCGTATAAACTTGTGGGCGGATTCAGTTTTTACGGCAGGATGGAAATAAAAGACATGCTGTCGTACATGAGGATAATTGCCAACCCGCGCGACGTGATAAGTTTTAAAAGGATTGTAAACGTGCCGCCGCGCGGCATCAGCGATACCACGGTGGAAAAGGTGGAACAGTTTGCTTTTCAGAATGACATAACCCTTCTTGAAGCCCTTGGCAGGACACAGGAGGCGGAAAATATAAAACCAATGGTAAAGCAGTCTTGCTCTCAGCTGCACGCGCTTTTGACGGGGCTGGCGATAAACAGGAACAATATGAAGTTGCGGGACCTTATGGCGGAAATTCTGACCGGCACAGGGTATATTTCTTTTTGGGAAAATGACCAGAACCCCAAAGCAAAGGAAAGGATAGAAAACGTAAAGGAACTTGTTTCTGCTGTGGCGGAATTTGAAGAAGAAAAAACAGACGCGACACTGGAAGATTTTTTATCCCAGGTGGCGCTTATATCCGAAGTGGATAAACTTGACGAAAACGCCGATGCCGTGACACTTATGACAATACACAGCGCCAAAGGCCTTGAATTTGACAATGTATTCATAGCGGGTATGGATGAAAAAATATTTCCGCACAAAAACTGCATAGAAGAAGAGGGCGGAATAGAAGAAGAACGCCGGCTTGCTTATGTGGGAATTACACGCGCAAGAAAAAGGCTTTATCTGCTCTCCGCCATCTCCCGCAGGCAGTTTGGCGCCAGGACGCTTGGCGCGATTTCAAGGTTTATAAACGAGATTCCCGAAGAATACCTGCACCACAAAGGCAGGCCGCCTGCAAAACAATTAGATGAAAAATTATCCGGCGCTGTGCATGACATGGGAATAGACGCGCAGCCCAATTATGAAGGTGTGGACGCGGAGCCTGCGGCAATGCAGCTGGAACCGGGGGATAAGGTAAGCCACATAAAGATGGGCGAAGGAATTATCACTAAAATAGAGCCCTATGGGGATGATTACAGGATAACCGTGATGTTTAAAAAGAACGGGAGAAAAGAGCTTTCCGCGAAATACGCCGGGCTTGCTAAAATCTGA
- a CDS encoding decaprenyl-phosphate phosphoribosyltransferase, which yields MHFKTIAELLRVKQWIKNLLLFAALVFTGNILNLPLFLKVLTGFFLFCFAASSLYIINDLKDIKEDRLHPLKKNRPIASGAIDSAFAVTLAGLLFIISLTGAFFLNFNFFIVLLSYIVMTMLYTYYLKHIVILDVLEVAAGFVLRPVAGAFIIEAVISPWLLVCTTLLALFVILSKRRHELLTLNDASKHRKTLAEYSPQLLDEMISIVTSSTLIAYCLYTFSPSTASNRHYMMFTIPFVLYGIFRYLYLMHKKNLGGAPELIFLKDIPMIIDICLWVITSAVIITYFK from the coding sequence ATCCACTTTAAAACCATTGCGGAACTGTTAAGGGTAAAACAATGGATTAAAAACCTGCTTCTTTTTGCAGCGCTGGTCTTTACCGGAAACATCTTAAACCTGCCTTTATTCTTAAAAGTACTTACGGGCTTTTTTCTCTTCTGTTTTGCCGCAAGTTCGCTTTATATCATAAACGACCTTAAAGACATAAAAGAAGACAGGCTTCATCCCCTTAAAAAAAACAGGCCCATTGCTTCAGGCGCCATAGACAGCGCTTTTGCCGTCACGCTTGCCGGCCTGCTTTTTATAATCTCCCTTACAGGCGCTTTTTTTCTTAATTTCAACTTTTTTATAGTGCTGCTTTCATACATAGTAATGACTATGCTTTATACTTATTATCTGAAACACATCGTTATCCTTGACGTGCTGGAAGTGGCCGCGGGTTTTGTTTTAAGGCCTGTTGCCGGAGCTTTTATAATAGAAGCTGTAATTTCCCCCTGGCTTCTGGTCTGCACAACTTTACTGGCTCTTTTTGTGATTCTTTCCAAAAGAAGGCATGAACTTTTAACCTTAAATGACGCTTCAAAACACAGAAAAACCCTGGCCGAATATTCGCCGCAGCTGCTTGATGAAATGATATCAATTGTGACTTCTTCCACCCTTATTGCATACTGCCTTTATACTTTTTCCCCCAGCACCGCTTCAAACCGCCATTACATGATGTTTACAATACCGTTTGTACTTTACGGCATCTTCAGATATCTTTACCTTATGCACAAGAAAAATCTTGGCGGCGCGCCCGAACTTATCTTTTTAAAAGACATTCCCATGATTATAGACATCTGCCTTTGGGTTATTACCTCTGCCGTAATTATCACTTATTTTAAATGA